A section of the Rhizophagus irregularis chromosome 16, complete sequence genome encodes:
- a CDS encoding uncharacterized protein (SECRETED:cutsite_TFA-FK; SECRETED:prob_0.9441); SECRETED:SignalP(1-19) — protein MKLIIFIIVLFLTFFKTFAFKSFDNCYDHGSIVESVRFIVEGLVELKLVQPDKTQVPCCLQQGVMIIKDYMIYKDDGSKDPLFTFVGDRTWVNGYDRSNILHKIYCNNNSFNCDSLYEGDYEYTRLDSYDTSKLTRGDEIIVSLTTYSHCYYSSETICLGSCNPVFHIPYFPPINSSLSD, from the exons ATgaaacttataatttttattattgtattatttcttACTTTCTTCAAAACTTTTGCTTTTAAATCTTTTGACAACTGTTACG atcaTGGAAGTATAGTTGAAAGTGTTCGGTTCATAGTAGAAGGGCTGgttgaattaaaattagttcAACCAGATAAAACACAAGTCCCATGTTGTTTGCAACAGGGAGTAATGATTATTAAAGATTACATGATTTATAAAGATGATGGCTCAAAAGATCCACTTTTTACTTTTGTGGGAGATCGTACATGGGTAAATGGGTACGATAGGAGTAATATCTTACATAagatttattgtaataataatagctttaATTGTGATTCACTTTATGAAGGAGATTATGAATATACACGACTTGACAGTTATGATACCTCAAAATTAACTCGGGGAGATGAAATTATAGTGTCACTGACTACATATTCTCATTGTTATTATTCCTCTGAAACAATTTGCTTAGGTTCTTGCAATCCTGTATTCCATATTCCTTATTTTCCACCAATCAATTCATCTTTATCAGATTAG